The following are encoded in a window of Salinibacter ruber DSM 13855 genomic DNA:
- a CDS encoding IS1-like element ISSru3 family transposase (programmed frameshift), which translates to MIKETYECRECGSSNIVKNGHSASGSQQYHCKDCGAHKVLDPEPRGYSEEEKEKILRAYRERGSKRAISRIFGISRNTLTRWLKKGRESDSVAEGLRPAEEGDVLELDECWTYVRERANKRWLWVALCRRTRQVVAFVIGDRSARTCARLWSRIPEEYRQGRSFSDFWKSYRPVFAGDPSHRQVGKSSGEMAHVERFFGRLRQKLARYVRRTRAASESERMLHLTTKLFVEWYNEAIT; encoded by the exons ATGATCAAAGAGACTTACGAGTGTAGAGAGTGTGGCTCCTCGAACATCGTCAAAAACGGACACAGCGCTAGCGGCTCTCAGCAGTATCACTGCAAGGACTGTGGAGCGCACAAGGTTCTCGATCCAGAGCCGCGAGGCTACTCCGAGGAGGAGAAAGAGAAAATCCTCCGTGCTTACCGCGAGCGCGGGTCAAAGCGGGCAATCAGCCGGATATTCGGCATCAGCCGCAATACATTGACCCGGTGGCTC AAAAAGGGACGAGAATCCGATTCAGTAGCCGAAGGGCTCCGGCCTGCTGAGGAAGGCGATGTCCTTGAACTCGATGAATGCTGGACGTATGTCCGAGAGCGGGCGAATAAACGGTGGCTGTGGGTTGCTCTGTGCCGGAGAACCCGGCAGGTCGTGGCATTTGTGATCGGAGACCGTTCGGCCAGAACCTGTGCTCGGCTCTGGAGCCGGATTCCGGAGGAATACCGTCAGGGCAGAAGCTTCAGCGACTTCTGGAAGTCCTATCGCCCAGTGTTTGCGGGCGACCCCAGCCACCGGCAGGTCGGAAAGTCCAGTGGTGAGATGGCCCACGTGGAAAGATTCTTCGGGCGACTGCGCCAGAAGCTGGCCCGGTATGTCCGCCGGACGCGAGCGGCCTCCGAGTCAGAACGGATGCTCCATCTGACGACGAAACTGTTCGTGGAGTGGTACAACGAAGCCATCACTTAA
- a CDS encoding uS10/mL48 family ribosomal protein, with amino-acid sequence MTDSPVYSAQDAPNSAEAEGATYLKTCSRCGQLVRMARSDDGTWRSLEPAAEGASSQHTHECGSVPRISQDWSLQDLNHPLTCRLDCWWCGEEVYLHTDGSGPFTLFDNLSWPWPTHDCWHQQRDERDRALLKLESDLRAGGYQGQGRLVNLAPSSIPDAIPPKGRKNPPVLQIRLSSTDHQMVDRAVRQITQFVSDRQPRAPVAVPLPVGKKAAADERQGRTNGPPSRDESFSQHIHHRAIEMWTAGPKLVAQLGQVQLPEAVDVTVRQAKS; translated from the coding sequence ATGACCGACTCGCCTGTGTACTCCGCTCAAGACGCTCCCAACTCCGCCGAGGCGGAGGGGGCGACGTACCTCAAAACGTGCAGCCGGTGTGGGCAGCTGGTCCGGATGGCCCGGTCCGACGATGGGACCTGGCGTTCCCTGGAGCCGGCGGCAGAGGGCGCCTCGTCCCAGCACACCCACGAATGCGGGTCCGTCCCCAGGATCAGCCAGGACTGGAGCCTTCAGGACCTGAATCACCCACTCACCTGCCGGCTCGACTGCTGGTGGTGCGGGGAAGAAGTGTACCTGCACACCGACGGCAGCGGCCCCTTCACGCTCTTCGACAACCTGAGCTGGCCGTGGCCGACCCACGACTGCTGGCATCAGCAGCGTGACGAGCGAGACCGGGCTCTCTTGAAGCTCGAGAGCGATCTTCGGGCCGGTGGGTACCAGGGGCAGGGCCGCTTGGTCAACCTCGCGCCCTCCTCCATTCCGGACGCAATTCCCCCGAAGGGCCGCAAGAACCCGCCGGTGCTCCAGATTCGCCTCTCGAGTACGGATCACCAGATGGTGGACCGGGCCGTCCGGCAGATCACCCAGTTCGTATCCGACCGCCAGCCCCGGGCGCCGGTCGCGGTGCCCCTTCCGGTCGGCAAGAAAGCCGCCGCGGACGAGCGCCAGGGCAGGACAAACGGACCGCCGAGCCGCGACGAGTCCTTCAGCCAGCACATCCACCACCGCGCGATTGAGATGTGGACGGCGGGCCCCAAGCTGGTCGCTCAGCTCGGCCAGGTGCAGCTGCCGGAGGCCGTAGACGTCACCGTCCGGCAGGCCAAAAGTTGA
- a CDS encoding zinc-dependent alcohol dehydrogenase family protein: protein MRAAVFHEPGDIRVEDVPDPSIEAPTDAILRITRTAICGSDLWFYRGHRDYEAGWRTGHEPMGVVEDVGSEVRSLEPGDRVLAPFAISDGTCEFCRQGLHTSCVHGNVWAAEHDGAQGEAVRAPQADGTLVKIPERAEGDASLLRALFPLTDVMGTGHHAAVSAGVEAGSTCVVVGDGAVGLCAVLAAQRLGAERIIAMGHHEERLEKARGFGATDIVSSRGEEAVEEVREMTRGGARHVMECVGAASAIETAISVCRPGGTIGYVGVPFGAEDGGLDMFRLFRENITLQGGIAPVRAYIPELMDDVLDGTLDPSPVFDTTIGLEEVPDGYAAMDERESIKVMVEL, encoded by the coding sequence ATGAGAGCCGCCGTCTTCCACGAGCCGGGCGACATCCGCGTCGAGGATGTGCCCGACCCCAGCATCGAAGCGCCCACCGACGCCATCCTGCGCATCACCCGCACGGCGATCTGCGGGTCGGACCTGTGGTTCTACCGTGGGCACCGGGACTACGAGGCCGGCTGGCGCACGGGCCACGAGCCGATGGGGGTGGTTGAGGACGTGGGGAGCGAGGTGCGCTCTCTGGAGCCCGGAGACCGCGTGCTCGCGCCCTTCGCGATCAGCGACGGCACCTGTGAGTTTTGCCGGCAGGGGCTGCACACCTCCTGCGTGCACGGCAACGTCTGGGCCGCAGAACATGACGGCGCCCAGGGGGAGGCCGTCCGCGCCCCGCAGGCCGACGGAACGCTCGTCAAAATCCCTGAACGCGCAGAGGGGGACGCGTCGCTGCTCCGGGCGCTGTTCCCACTGACCGATGTGATGGGCACGGGGCACCACGCGGCCGTGTCGGCGGGCGTGGAGGCCGGCTCGACCTGTGTGGTCGTTGGCGACGGGGCCGTGGGGCTCTGTGCCGTGCTGGCCGCCCAGCGGCTCGGGGCCGAGCGCATCATTGCGATGGGCCACCACGAGGAGCGGCTCGAGAAGGCCCGCGGCTTCGGCGCAACGGACATTGTCTCTAGCCGCGGGGAAGAGGCGGTCGAGGAGGTTCGAGAAATGACGCGTGGGGGCGCACGTCACGTCATGGAGTGTGTTGGCGCGGCCTCGGCGATCGAAACGGCGATCAGCGTATGCCGGCCGGGAGGGACGATCGGCTACGTCGGGGTTCCGTTCGGGGCCGAGGACGGAGGGCTGGACATGTTCCGGCTCTTTCGGGAGAACATCACGCTTCAGGGCGGCATCGCGCCGGTGCGGGCGTACATCCCCGAGCTGATGGACGACGTCCTCGACGGGACGCTCGACCCGTCGCCCGTCTTCGACACGACCATCGGCCTGGAGGAGGTGCCCGACGGCTACGCCGCGATGGACGAGCGGGAATCCATCAAAGTGATGGTGGAGCTGTAG
- a CDS encoding zinc-dependent alcohol dehydrogenase family protein — protein MNALVYDDFDAPLTLRTVSRPTPTPRGVVLQVLACGVCRSDWHGWKGHDPMITPPNVPGHEVVGIVTAVGDRVEEWSGGERVTVPFVGGCGTCAQCRAGQHQVCPHQFQPGFSAPGAFAEYVGIDYADENLVRLPGSIDAVTGASLGCRFATAFRAVVDQGAVRSGEWVAVHGCGGVGLSAVMIAQAAGARVVAVDVADPALALADEVGASRTINADDTENVAAAVREATRGGAHLSLDALGSPDTCRNSVANLRTHGRHVQVGLLMGEHARTAIPFDRVVADELEVRGAHGLQAHRYPALFNMIETGRLHPRQLVRQTISLPEAADRLRQMGDFAGTGIAVIDDFGGGRTQAEV, from the coding sequence ATGAACGCCCTCGTCTACGACGATTTTGACGCGCCCCTGACGCTCCGGACGGTTTCACGGCCCACCCCTACGCCGCGGGGCGTCGTGCTGCAGGTGCTTGCGTGTGGGGTGTGCCGGAGCGACTGGCACGGCTGGAAGGGGCACGACCCGATGATCACCCCGCCGAACGTGCCGGGGCACGAGGTCGTGGGGATCGTGACGGCGGTCGGGGACCGTGTAGAGGAGTGGTCTGGGGGGGAGCGCGTGACGGTGCCGTTCGTGGGCGGCTGCGGCACATGCGCCCAGTGCCGCGCCGGCCAGCATCAGGTGTGCCCCCATCAGTTTCAACCCGGCTTTTCGGCCCCGGGGGCCTTCGCCGAGTACGTGGGCATCGACTACGCCGACGAGAACCTGGTCCGCCTTCCGGGGTCGATCGACGCAGTCACCGGGGCGAGCCTCGGCTGCCGCTTCGCCACCGCCTTCCGGGCCGTGGTCGACCAGGGAGCGGTGCGCAGCGGCGAGTGGGTGGCCGTCCACGGGTGCGGCGGCGTGGGCCTGTCGGCCGTCATGATTGCCCAAGCCGCCGGCGCCCGGGTCGTCGCGGTGGACGTTGCCGATCCGGCCCTCGCGCTCGCCGACGAGGTGGGGGCCAGCCGCACGATCAACGCCGACGACACCGAGAACGTGGCCGCCGCCGTCCGCGAGGCCACCAGGGGCGGCGCCCACCTCTCCCTCGACGCCCTGGGCAGCCCGGACACGTGCCGCAACTCCGTAGCGAACCTGCGAACGCACGGCCGGCACGTCCAGGTCGGCCTCCTGATGGGCGAGCACGCACGCACCGCCATTCCCTTCGACCGCGTGGTGGCCGACGAGCTGGAGGTGCGCGGCGCACACGGCCTGCAGGCCCACCGCTATCCGGCCCTCTTCAACATGATCGAGACGGGCCGCCTCCATCCCCGTCAGCTCGTCCGGCAGACGATCTCGCTTCCGGAGGCGGCCGATCGCCTGCGGCAGATGGGCGACTTCGCCGGCACGGGCATCGCCGTGATTGATGACTTCGGGGGAGGCAGGACGCAGGCAGAGGTGTGA
- a CDS encoding STAS/SEC14 domain-containing protein: MPSPHGTSRLYSMEVDAEINAVRFRWTGQPTGEEFRYGANQLLEFVRSRAVAGLIVDARNVTAHQRSSIEWLVREWMPEVAAAGVEYVAVVHEDDLIARTEMEALNERFRQAETAPLFFPTDAPADARKWIAERDRSTTSLYHIGQYLSSLQLFSFS, encoded by the coding sequence ATGCCTTCACCCCACGGCACATCCCGCCTGTACTCAATGGAGGTTGATGCTGAAATCAACGCGGTCCGGTTTCGCTGGACGGGACAGCCCACAGGGGAGGAGTTTCGATACGGCGCCAACCAGCTTCTCGAGTTTGTTCGGTCGCGTGCGGTGGCTGGACTGATCGTCGATGCACGGAATGTGACGGCCCATCAACGCTCTAGCATAGAGTGGCTGGTCCGGGAGTGGATGCCAGAGGTGGCGGCGGCCGGCGTCGAATACGTCGCGGTCGTCCACGAGGATGATCTGATTGCCCGAACCGAGATGGAGGCCCTCAACGAGCGGTTTCGGCAGGCCGAGACCGCTCCGCTTTTCTTTCCCACCGATGCCCCAGCGGACGCCCGGAAGTGGATTGCGGAACGGGACCGGAGCACCACCTCCCTGTACCACATCGGCCAGTACCTCTCGTCCCTGCAGCTGTTTTCGTTTTCCTAG